In Nocardioides sp. JQ2195, a genomic segment contains:
- a CDS encoding NAD(P)/FAD-dependent oxidoreductase has protein sequence MTTQNPPRPQPEPGAIRDIVVIGAGFAGLYAVHASRRAGRDVLCLEAGQGVGGTWYFNRYPGARCDVESIDYSYSFDDELQQEWRWTERYATQPEILAYIEHVAERFDLLRDVRLGTRVAQAHFDESEVLWRLRTDAGEDILARHLVLATGSLSIPNLPDIAGVSDFEGEVLHTAQWPEEPPTFEGKRVGVIGTGSSGIQSVPVLAEQAAHLTVFQRTANYSVPALNRPLTDADQLRIQAEYPERRRKSRGSGGGSPHVAHPRKAADCEPEERRAALERGWTTGGVLFGKTFPDQYTDIGSNDFAREFAEEKIRARVKDPAVADRLIPTGQPLGAKRICTDSGYYETFNRDNVELVDLRTEPITTFTGWGIKTAASSYELDVVVFATGFDALTGALSRIDLRGTGGVRIQDAWKDGPHTYLGIQVPGFPNMYLVNGAGSPGVLANMVMHAELQFDWILAMIEEATARGADQIEARADAADKWTAHVDEAAAGTVFVRADSWYLGSNIEGKPRKFMLYTGGMGAYLGICAEVAENGYEGFVLTSRS, from the coding sequence ATGACCACCCAGAACCCGCCCCGTCCCCAGCCCGAGCCGGGCGCGATCCGCGACATCGTGGTGATCGGCGCCGGATTCGCCGGGCTCTATGCCGTGCACGCCTCTCGCCGCGCGGGCCGGGACGTGCTCTGCCTCGAGGCCGGCCAGGGGGTGGGAGGGACGTGGTACTTCAACCGTTACCCCGGCGCCCGTTGCGACGTGGAGAGCATCGACTACTCCTACTCGTTCGACGACGAGCTGCAGCAGGAGTGGAGGTGGACCGAACGCTACGCCACCCAGCCAGAGATCCTCGCCTACATCGAGCACGTCGCGGAGCGCTTCGACCTGCTTCGCGACGTCCGGCTGGGAACCCGGGTGGCCCAGGCGCACTTCGACGAGTCCGAGGTGCTCTGGCGACTCCGCACCGATGCCGGGGAAGACATCCTCGCCCGCCACCTGGTCCTCGCCACCGGGTCCCTGTCGATCCCGAACCTCCCTGACATCGCCGGGGTCTCGGACTTCGAGGGGGAGGTGCTGCACACCGCCCAGTGGCCGGAGGAGCCGCCGACGTTCGAGGGCAAGAGGGTGGGCGTGATCGGAACCGGTTCCTCGGGGATCCAGTCCGTGCCGGTGCTCGCGGAGCAGGCGGCACACCTCACCGTCTTCCAGCGCACCGCGAACTACAGCGTCCCGGCCCTGAACCGACCGCTGACGGATGCGGACCAGCTCCGGATCCAGGCCGAGTATCCCGAGCGCCGTCGCAAGTCACGAGGGAGCGGCGGCGGCTCGCCCCATGTCGCCCATCCCCGCAAGGCCGCGGACTGCGAACCCGAGGAGCGCCGCGCTGCTCTCGAGAGGGGCTGGACGACCGGAGGCGTGCTGTTCGGAAAGACCTTCCCCGACCAGTACACCGACATCGGGTCCAACGACTTCGCCCGCGAGTTCGCCGAGGAGAAGATCCGAGCCCGGGTCAAGGACCCCGCCGTCGCTGATCGGCTGATTCCCACCGGGCAGCCTCTCGGTGCGAAACGGATCTGCACCGACTCCGGTTACTACGAGACCTTCAACCGTGACAACGTCGAGCTCGTCGACCTGCGTACCGAGCCGATCACGACCTTCACGGGCTGGGGGATCAAGACGGCTGCGTCGTCCTACGAGCTCGACGTGGTGGTCTTCGCGACTGGTTTCGACGCGCTGACCGGTGCCCTGTCCCGGATCGACCTGCGCGGTACCGGTGGTGTGCGGATCCAGGACGCCTGGAAGGACGGACCCCACACCTACCTCGGCATCCAGGTGCCGGGCTTCCCGAACATGTACCTGGTCAACGGCGCCGGGTCACCCGGAGTGCTGGCGAACATGGTGATGCACGCGGAACTGCAGTTCGACTGGATCCTCGCGATGATCGAGGAGGCCACGGCCCGAGGTGCCGACCAGATCGAAGCGCGTGCGGATGCCGCGGACAAGTGGACCGCGCACGTCGACGAAGCGGCAGCGGGCACAGTCTTCGTCCGCGCCGACTCGTGGTACCTCGGCTCGAACATCGAGGGCAAGCCGCGCAAGTTCATGCTCTACACCGGCGGGATGGGTGCCTACCTGGGCATCTGTGCCGAGGTTGCCGAGAACGGCTACGAGGGGTTCGTGCTGACGAGCAGGTCATGA
- a CDS encoding AMP-binding protein, protein MATARPPATLVDLCLHQADRHGPAVAIVDDHRAVSYAQLAAAALRAARSLIALGVRPGDRVLLSAPNSVDWVIACFSTLLAGAVCAPVNHRAGPDERVRVTGTHAPAAVIGDPTVWSHAGVPVIAPDRLVPATEGPGVSLPSVLPSDTAVVLQTSGTTGQATSVPMRHGALLDLYTALTPRLGLTPDDVLLGVAPLAHGFGLFGVLLDALLAGASVRLVGRYDRTLIAQTVRDEGITALFAPPTVFHDLRVDGRRLGPVCRMALTGGAEVSLERFHQTCDLLGVERRYVGYGMTEAYGTIAFGDVTDVVGATPLMTPMPGLDLRIVDHDGADVPPGGHGEVLVRGASVVPGPDGWLHTGDLGRLSASGELCILSRLSDTLMVSGFNIRPGEVEDVLREGLDVEDAIVVGLPDARSGERLVGCVVPAGGRVIDPAALREHCRDRLADYKVPTVLMAVDALPTTSTGKLSRAAARELVLAHLEPQGDRADQPS, encoded by the coding sequence ATGGCAACGGCCCGGCCACCGGCGACCCTCGTCGACCTCTGCCTGCACCAGGCAGACCGTCACGGCCCTGCCGTCGCGATCGTCGACGACCACCGCGCGGTCTCCTACGCTCAGTTGGCTGCCGCAGCGCTCCGCGCGGCCCGGTCCCTGATCGCGCTCGGGGTCCGTCCCGGTGACCGGGTGCTGCTCAGCGCTCCGAACTCGGTGGACTGGGTGATCGCCTGCTTCAGCACGCTGCTCGCCGGCGCTGTGTGCGCCCCGGTCAACCACCGGGCCGGGCCGGACGAACGAGTGCGGGTGACCGGCACGCATGCACCAGCGGCGGTGATCGGTGACCCCACCGTCTGGTCGCACGCCGGGGTCCCGGTGATTGCGCCGGACCGGCTCGTCCCTGCCACCGAAGGCCCCGGGGTGAGCTTGCCGTCCGTCCTCCCGAGCGACACCGCGGTCGTGCTGCAGACCTCGGGAACCACCGGACAGGCGACGTCTGTGCCGATGCGACACGGCGCGCTGCTCGACCTCTACACCGCACTCACCCCCCGGCTCGGGCTCACCCCGGACGACGTCCTGCTCGGCGTGGCACCGCTGGCACACGGCTTCGGATTGTTCGGGGTGTTGCTCGATGCCTTGCTGGCCGGGGCATCGGTACGCCTCGTGGGCCGCTACGACCGGACCCTGATCGCACAGACCGTCCGGGACGAGGGCATCACCGCGCTGTTCGCGCCGCCGACGGTGTTCCACGACCTCCGGGTGGACGGCCGTCGGCTCGGACCGGTGTGCCGGATGGCGCTGACCGGTGGCGCCGAGGTCTCACTCGAGCGGTTCCACCAGACCTGCGACCTGCTCGGGGTGGAGCGTCGGTACGTCGGCTACGGAATGACGGAGGCCTACGGCACGATCGCGTTCGGCGACGTGACCGACGTCGTCGGCGCGACCCCGTTGATGACCCCGATGCCCGGCCTGGACCTGCGCATCGTCGACCACGACGGGGCCGACGTGCCGCCCGGCGGCCACGGCGAGGTCCTGGTCCGGGGTGCCAGTGTGGTGCCCGGCCCGGACGGCTGGCTGCACACGGGCGACCTCGGTCGATTGTCCGCCTCCGGCGAGCTGTGCATCCTTTCCCGGTTGAGCGACACCCTCATGGTGAGCGGGTTCAACATCCGTCCGGGTGAGGTCGAGGACGTCCTGCGGGAGGGCCTCGACGTGGAGGACGCGATCGTCGTGGGGCTGCCCGACGCGCGCAGCGGTGAGCGCCTGGTGGGATGCGTCGTTCCGGCCGGCGGTCGGGTCATCGATCCGGCGGCGCTCCGGGAGCACTGCCGCGACCGCTTGGCCGACTACAAGGTCCCGACCGTCCTGATGGCGGTCGATGCGTTGCCGACCACGTCAACCGGCAAGCTCTCACGCGCGGCCGCCCGCGAGCTCGTGCTCGCGCACCTGGAGCCACAAGGAGATCGGGCTGATCAGCCGTCCTGA
- a CDS encoding SDR family NAD(P)-dependent oxidoreductase produces the protein MTDLTTYGPWAVIAGGSEGVGASFATQLAEAGINLVLLARKPGPLEETAAAARAKGVEVRTLSVDLISPDALARIRTITDDLEVGLLIYNAGSNTYGHEFVSGDLAAFGAVIDLNITAQLVLVQHFGAAMKDRGRGGILLVGSMSGYMGAPQIGIYAAAKAFGRIFAEGLWLEMREHGVDVLELVLGATRTPAMARAGLNFDIPGLHVSDPEVVAREGLDHLADGPIRLADGNGRNLAKRNDLDRAPMLIAAAEASKRMLPQSGARPRPDQDG, from the coding sequence GTGACCGACCTGACCACCTACGGCCCCTGGGCCGTCATCGCCGGCGGGTCCGAGGGAGTGGGCGCATCGTTCGCGACCCAGCTCGCCGAGGCCGGCATCAACCTGGTTCTGCTCGCTCGCAAGCCCGGGCCCTTGGAGGAGACCGCGGCTGCCGCGCGCGCGAAGGGGGTCGAGGTCCGCACCCTGTCGGTCGACCTCATCAGTCCGGACGCCTTGGCACGGATTCGGACGATCACCGACGATCTCGAGGTCGGCCTCCTGATCTACAACGCCGGCTCGAACACCTACGGCCACGAGTTCGTCAGCGGCGACCTGGCGGCGTTCGGTGCGGTGATCGACCTGAACATCACCGCCCAGCTGGTGCTGGTGCAGCACTTCGGCGCGGCCATGAAGGACCGCGGCCGCGGCGGGATCCTGCTGGTCGGATCGATGTCGGGCTACATGGGCGCTCCCCAGATCGGGATCTACGCGGCCGCCAAGGCATTCGGCCGGATCTTCGCCGAAGGCCTGTGGCTGGAGATGCGCGAGCACGGCGTGGACGTCCTCGAGCTGGTCCTCGGCGCGACCCGTACGCCGGCGATGGCACGGGCAGGGCTCAACTTCGACATCCCCGGCCTGCACGTCTCCGATCCGGAGGTCGTCGCTCGGGAGGGCCTGGACCATCTCGCGGACGGTCCGATCCGTCTCGCCGACGGCAACGGCCGCAACCTCGCCAAGCGCAATGACCTCGACCGCGCCCCGATGCTGATCGCCGCCGCCGAGGCGTCGAAGCGGATGCTCCCCCAGTCCGGGGCTCGACCCCGACCCGATCAGGACGGCTGA
- a CDS encoding SDR family oxidoreductase has translation MTTTTPVLVTGAASGIGEACASALAESGRPVVLWDLDHEAVTAAAEALGEKYGVTTCGQAVDVRRVEGFDQALAQARSVVGPLGGLVNCAGVVDSTPMTDLTIEGWQRVIDVNLTAYGFLVAALADDFRAQPGSAVVAIGSINATIGQGAIPAYTASKGGVLSLTRSLAAQLGPDGVRVNTVCPGYIATPMLKRSLADERRAANMSALTMLKQVGQPHEVAAVVRFLLSDEASFVTGATINVDGGVLANDAMAALA, from the coding sequence ATGACCACCACGACGCCCGTGCTCGTCACCGGCGCCGCTTCTGGGATCGGTGAGGCCTGTGCGTCGGCACTGGCCGAGTCGGGCCGGCCGGTGGTCCTGTGGGACCTCGACCACGAGGCAGTCACCGCGGCTGCGGAGGCCTTGGGTGAGAAGTACGGCGTGACCACGTGCGGACAGGCGGTCGACGTCCGTCGGGTCGAGGGTTTCGACCAAGCACTGGCACAGGCCCGCTCCGTGGTCGGACCTCTCGGCGGCCTGGTGAACTGTGCCGGGGTCGTCGACTCGACGCCGATGACGGACCTGACCATCGAGGGTTGGCAGCGGGTGATCGACGTCAACCTGACGGCGTACGGATTCCTGGTGGCGGCCCTCGCCGACGACTTCCGGGCGCAGCCGGGGTCGGCAGTGGTGGCCATCGGCTCGATCAACGCCACGATCGGGCAGGGCGCGATCCCGGCGTACACGGCCTCCAAGGGCGGCGTGCTGAGCCTGACCAGATCGCTGGCGGCCCAGTTGGGCCCGGACGGGGTGCGTGTCAACACCGTCTGCCCCGGCTACATCGCCACCCCCATGCTCAAGCGCAGCCTCGCCGACGAACGTCGAGCCGCGAACATGTCCGCCCTGACCATGCTCAAGCAGGTGGGGCAGCCGCACGAGGTCGCCGCCGTGGTGCGCTTCCTCCTCAGCGACGAGGCGAGCTTCGTCACCGGCGCGACGATCAACGTCGACGGTGGCGTGCTGGCCAACGATGCGATGGCGGCGCTGGCATGA
- a CDS encoding arylsulfatase encodes MTRPNVVMIVLDDTGFAQLGCFGSDISTPNIDRLAGDGLRYNRFHVTALCSPTRASLLTGRNHHRVGMGYLTDIPTPDPGYTCAIPPAAGTLPAVLKQAGYSTFAAGKWHLAPRWEVNPAGPYDRWPLGLGFERYYGFLSAETSQRTPTLVRDNSYVPQPRTPDEGYHLMEDLTDEAIGFIRDQQQNTPERPFFLYYAASAMHAPIQAPEEWVRRYEGAFDQGWDEWRDAIVTRQKELGVVPEDADATPRPPWVRPWEELSEGERRVTARSMEIFAAYLSYTDAQIGRLIDHLRETDTLDNTIVMLISDNGTSAEGGPDGSFNYHGLHRDRAANRELTFANLDEMAGDHSYMQYAWPWAWAGNTPFWLWKRFTALGGVRTPLIVHWPDGVGTPGEVRDQFCHVSDLMPTVLEAAGVPVPERLNGVEQMSLDGASILDSFLAPEVAAPRETQYFECAGSRSLYHRGWKIRTDHVGPTPLLERELIPGSHEYDEDHWALFHLDTDYAETTDLSASHPELVREMVQMWWTEAGRNQVLPLNDGYTGRPQMERPAGHRQPARMSYRPGPGAVSEFMHPVLTEGFTMTAHLEVPDEPSNGIIAAIGDWTQGLAWYLRDGHMLVSANYAGVGHRTRSAVPLAPGRQEVRLTYRLREGGGTFALHQPGEDAVELDVDGPLPVRWQIGGPGLRIGFDAGFPVDDGYAPPYAMEPGVLQRVDVESGAAGLLEPDDSDLARVHE; translated from the coding sequence ATGACGCGTCCCAACGTGGTGATGATCGTCCTCGACGACACCGGCTTCGCCCAGCTGGGGTGCTTCGGCTCGGACATCAGCACCCCGAACATCGACCGCCTGGCCGGGGACGGCCTGCGCTACAACAGGTTCCACGTGACGGCCCTGTGCTCGCCGACCCGCGCGTCCCTGCTGACCGGTCGCAATCACCACCGGGTCGGCATGGGCTACCTGACGGACATCCCCACACCTGATCCGGGATACACCTGCGCCATCCCGCCTGCCGCGGGAACCCTGCCGGCGGTGCTCAAGCAGGCCGGCTACAGCACGTTCGCCGCGGGCAAGTGGCATCTCGCCCCGCGCTGGGAGGTCAATCCGGCCGGCCCCTACGACCGGTGGCCACTCGGCCTCGGCTTCGAGCGCTACTACGGGTTCCTCAGCGCCGAGACCAGCCAGCGCACCCCCACGCTCGTGCGGGACAACTCCTACGTCCCCCAGCCGCGGACCCCTGATGAGGGCTACCACCTCATGGAGGACCTCACCGATGAGGCGATCGGGTTCATCCGGGACCAGCAGCAGAACACCCCTGAGCGCCCCTTCTTCCTCTACTACGCCGCGAGTGCCATGCACGCGCCGATCCAGGCGCCCGAGGAGTGGGTACGCCGTTACGAGGGCGCCTTCGACCAGGGCTGGGACGAGTGGCGCGACGCGATCGTGACGCGCCAGAAGGAGCTCGGGGTCGTTCCCGAGGACGCCGATGCGACACCGCGACCTCCGTGGGTCCGTCCGTGGGAGGAGCTGAGTGAGGGGGAGCGTCGGGTCACGGCACGAAGCATGGAGATCTTCGCGGCGTACCTGAGCTACACGGACGCCCAGATCGGCCGGCTCATCGACCATCTCCGCGAGACCGACACGCTGGACAACACCATCGTGATGCTGATCTCGGACAACGGCACGAGTGCTGAAGGGGGCCCCGACGGCTCCTTCAACTACCACGGCCTGCACCGCGACCGGGCGGCCAACCGCGAGCTCACCTTCGCCAACCTCGACGAGATGGCCGGCGACCACTCCTACATGCAGTACGCCTGGCCCTGGGCCTGGGCGGGCAACACCCCGTTCTGGCTCTGGAAGCGATTCACAGCGCTGGGCGGCGTACGCACCCCGCTGATCGTGCACTGGCCCGACGGCGTGGGCACGCCGGGGGAGGTGCGCGACCAGTTCTGTCACGTCTCCGACCTGATGCCGACCGTGCTGGAGGCGGCAGGTGTGCCGGTGCCGGAGCGGCTCAACGGTGTCGAGCAGATGTCGCTCGACGGCGCCAGCATCCTCGACTCGTTCCTCGCTCCGGAGGTGGCCGCACCGCGCGAGACGCAGTACTTCGAGTGCGCCGGCTCACGGTCGCTCTATCACCGCGGTTGGAAGATCCGTACGGACCACGTCGGCCCGACGCCCCTTCTCGAGCGGGAGCTGATCCCGGGAAGCCATGAGTACGACGAGGACCACTGGGCGTTGTTCCACCTCGACACGGACTACGCGGAGACCACGGACCTGTCCGCGAGCCACCCCGAGCTGGTCCGCGAGATGGTCCAGATGTGGTGGACCGAGGCGGGTCGCAACCAGGTGCTGCCACTCAACGACGGCTACACCGGCCGACCCCAGATGGAGCGACCGGCCGGGCACCGTCAGCCGGCGCGGATGTCCTACCGCCCCGGCCCTGGTGCGGTGTCGGAGTTCATGCACCCCGTGCTCACCGAGGGGTTCACGATGACCGCGCACCTCGAGGTGCCCGACGAGCCGTCGAACGGCATCATTGCCGCCATCGGCGACTGGACCCAGGGCTTGGCGTGGTACCTGCGGGACGGGCACATGCTGGTCTCCGCCAACTACGCCGGAGTCGGCCACCGCACCCGGTCCGCCGTGCCGCTCGCCCCGGGGCGACAGGAGGTCCGGCTCACCTACCGGCTCCGTGAGGGTGGCGGCACGTTCGCACTCCACCAGCCGGGCGAGGACGCGGTCGAGCTGGACGTCGACGGACCCCTGCCCGTGCGTTGGCAGATCGGCGGTCCGGGCCTGCGCATCGGCTTCGACGCGGGGTTCCCGGTCGACGACGGCTACGCACCGCCGTACGCCATGGAGCCGGGGGTGCTGCAACGGGTGGACGTCGAGAGTGGTGCTGCCGGCCTCCTCGAGCCCGACG